The proteins below are encoded in one region of Aequorivita iocasae:
- a CDS encoding capsule assembly Wzi family protein, whose product MKNLLLIFFLFPLMLFSQEFEIGGGIETKAILSNENETPFWFHTNTNYAVGELTNLSATAGLKASLTYSKFKLNAGAAVYGRDGVAHNVQRRDLYLQFENSWLLATVGSKKQKEVLDGLSATNQNFLWSGNARPLPGILIEANNPFKISNTFRIDWGIGHYVMNDERYVDNTQLHYKRLGVITTFNENNQLTLGVQHYAQWGGTSPEWGKLKSGFKDFVNVFFAHTTEEYGIEGETLNKLGNHLGTLLLKYELKNTLGAFSIYHNHYIEDGSGTRWANFPDGLWGIYFKPQNQKIISSVLYEYIDTVDQSGISVGSGKDSYFNNSIYRSGWTYEENIIGIPFILFDKEVEINEENTAFISNRSKTHHFAVMGAFSKFQWKLKSTYAKYLGTYGKPLYPEWKYWYNFGSLSYKSEKLGTFSVLGGMDFSNVADTRVGGGIEYSYSF is encoded by the coding sequence ATGAAAAACCTCTTATTAATATTTTTCCTTTTCCCTTTAATGCTGTTTTCACAAGAATTTGAAATAGGTGGCGGTATTGAAACGAAGGCCATCTTATCAAATGAAAACGAAACCCCGTTTTGGTTCCACACCAATACAAATTATGCCGTAGGGGAACTCACCAATCTATCGGCAACAGCTGGGTTGAAAGCAAGCTTAACATATTCAAAATTTAAGTTGAATGCAGGTGCTGCAGTGTATGGAAGGGATGGGGTTGCGCATAATGTACAGCGAAGGGATTTATATCTTCAATTTGAAAATTCCTGGCTTCTAGCCACGGTGGGTTCAAAAAAACAAAAAGAAGTGCTGGACGGACTTTCTGCAACAAACCAAAACTTTTTGTGGTCTGGCAATGCTAGGCCTTTGCCTGGCATACTCATAGAGGCAAATAACCCTTTTAAAATTTCAAATACATTCCGCATTGATTGGGGAATAGGACATTACGTAATGAACGATGAGCGGTATGTGGATAATACCCAGTTGCACTACAAACGATTGGGTGTGATAACTACATTTAACGAAAACAACCAGCTTACGCTCGGTGTGCAACACTATGCCCAATGGGGCGGTACTTCTCCTGAATGGGGAAAGTTAAAAAGTGGGTTTAAGGATTTTGTCAATGTTTTTTTTGCCCATACTACTGAAGAGTATGGTATAGAAGGGGAGACGCTGAACAAGCTCGGCAACCATTTGGGAACCCTTTTGCTGAAATATGAACTTAAAAATACTCTGGGGGCATTTTCAATTTACCACAATCATTATATAGAGGATGGAAGCGGCACGCGATGGGCAAACTTTCCCGATGGACTGTGGGGTATCTATTTTAAACCACAAAACCAAAAAATTATAAGTTCCGTACTTTACGAATATATAGATACGGTGGACCAAAGTGGGATATCTGTTGGAAGCGGAAAGGATAGTTATTTTAATAACTCTATATACAGGAGCGGGTGGACCTATGAAGAAAATATTATAGGAATACCGTTTATTCTTTTCGATAAAGAGGTAGAAATTAATGAAGAAAATACTGCTTTTATCAGTAACCGTTCAAAAACACACCATTTTGCTGTAATGGGAGCATTCAGTAAATTTCAGTGGAAACTTAAAAGTACCTATGCTAAGTATCTGGGAACCTATGGAAAACCTTTATATCCCGAATGGAAATATTGGTACAACTTCGGCTCGCTTTCCTATAAGAGTGAAAAACTCGGTACATTTTCAGTATTGGGCGGGATGGACTTTTCAAACGTTGCCGATACACGTGTTGGGGGAGGAATTGAATATTCCTATTCCTTCTAA
- a CDS encoding lipoate--protein ligase, with protein sequence MIFLENEGNTNPRLNLALEEYALRNFSAENDYLLFYINEPSIIIGRNQNTLEEINHEYIEKNNIHVVRRVSGGGAVYHDFGNLNFSFITNHDVKSLNNFKKFTAPVIKVLNSLGLDAELKGRNDIQVDEKKISGTAQFSTGKRMVSHGTLLFDTDLGEVVNALNVKMSKIESKGHKSVRSRVANISEFLKEPLKIEEFRKLLLEGLYEESEPFESYHLTSEEWKAVQQLKEEKYDTWDWNYGRSPKFNVQRSKRFTVGEIDLRIFVEKGHIKDFKIYGDFFGKEPVENLEKLLEGARYEKEDISELLKDIEIQEYFGDIPKIDFIELVYGADEV encoded by the coding sequence ATGATTTTTTTAGAAAACGAAGGCAACACAAACCCGCGATTAAACCTTGCATTGGAAGAATATGCACTACGGAATTTTAGTGCTGAAAACGACTATCTGTTGTTTTACATTAATGAACCTTCCATCATCATTGGCCGCAACCAAAATACATTGGAGGAAATAAACCACGAGTATATTGAAAAAAACAATATTCACGTAGTGCGAAGGGTTTCGGGAGGTGGCGCAGTATATCACGATTTTGGGAACCTCAATTTCAGTTTTATCACCAACCACGATGTAAAAAGTCTGAACAATTTTAAAAAGTTTACAGCACCCGTGATAAAGGTTTTGAACAGTTTGGGCCTTGATGCAGAACTAAAGGGCCGAAACGATATACAGGTTGATGAAAAGAAAATCTCTGGCACAGCGCAATTTTCAACGGGAAAGCGGATGGTTAGTCACGGTACACTATTGTTTGATACTGATTTGGGTGAAGTGGTAAATGCACTAAATGTGAAAATGAGCAAGATTGAGTCTAAAGGACATAAATCGGTACGCAGCCGGGTTGCGAATATCTCTGAATTTTTAAAAGAACCATTAAAGATTGAAGAATTTAGAAAATTGCTGCTGGAAGGGCTTTACGAGGAAAGTGAGCCATTTGAAAGCTATCACTTAACGTCCGAGGAATGGAAAGCAGTGCAGCAACTAAAGGAAGAAAAATATGATACTTGGGACTGGAATTATGGCCGTTCCCCTAAGTTCAATGTTCAGCGTAGCAAGCGTTTTACAGTTGGGGAAATAGACCTCAGGATTTTTGTTGAAAAAGGGCATATAAAAGATTTTAAAATTTATGGGGATTTCTTCGGAAAAGAGCCCGTGGAAAACCTAGAAAAACTTTTGGAAGGTGCCCGCTATGAAAAAGAGGATATTTCAGAACTGTTGAAGGATATTGAAATACAGGAGTATTTTGGTGATATACCCAAAATTGATTTCATTGAATTGGTGTATGGGGCAGATGAAGTATAG
- a CDS encoding TonB-dependent receptor: MKLLYFQAVATLLLTAFFNFSYSQEIKGKVISYKGIPIETVTVFLKEKQVAITDSEGVFIIMNSLELPVTLRFEHPNYYSETFQLSKNNSTFILYPKVKLENLEEVIISSTYQKESKVIIPTEKITSAKFEAYSPMDLVAAINETPGVYIQSGAINTNRIVIRGVGSRTLYGTNKIRAYFNGIPITNGIGETSIDAFNPEDLQSLEIVKGPKATQYGTNLGGTLLLNSKQVNFGESFFKTNLTVGSFGLIKNSVSTATSNEKFSVNLNYDHLQTEGFRENSNYDRQSVLLTATYTFNPRNELSFLMNYVDYFAQIPSSISKTAFEENPAQAAFTWKAAKGYEDNKQTLAGFSFTHRFSENFSNTSSVFYTYLDHYEPRPFNILDEFTNGYGARTVFAKDFSFLKNKANLSFGGEFYKDEYNWQTLENLYEDNNGNGSLDGDLLSDNIERRDNLNVFITVTFPFTKKLKGQFGVNFNQTNYDFMDYFNDGEANKSAERNFEPILAPNVNLLYQFTENSSAYFNFSRGFNYPSIEETLTPAGVINPDLGPEKGFNYEVGTELFLFKRKLSFQLNAYLLDIDDLLVAERVGDDQYIGRNAGKTEHKGFELSISYNQPINQFLYISPYINAEITDHKFIDFVDNENDFSGNQLTGVPDKKINGGINFGFKNFKLDTNFLHIGAIPLNDANELYSEKYTVFNTKASFKKQLSKKLTFEINAGVNNFTDEKYASSVLINATGFGGAEPRYYYPGMPRNWYGGVKVSYKL, translated from the coding sequence ATGAAATTACTTTACTTTCAAGCCGTGGCGACTTTACTGTTGACTGCCTTTTTTAATTTTTCGTACTCACAGGAAATAAAAGGCAAAGTCATTTCTTATAAGGGTATTCCAATTGAGACAGTAACGGTTTTCTTAAAGGAAAAACAAGTGGCAATAACAGATTCGGAAGGGGTTTTTATAATTATGAATTCATTGGAACTTCCTGTTACTTTAAGGTTTGAGCATCCCAATTATTATAGCGAAACATTTCAACTTTCAAAGAACAATTCAACATTTATCCTTTATCCAAAAGTAAAATTGGAAAATTTAGAAGAGGTTATTATTTCATCAACCTACCAAAAGGAAAGCAAGGTTATAATCCCTACAGAAAAGATAACTTCAGCAAAATTTGAAGCATACAGCCCTATGGATTTGGTGGCAGCAATTAATGAAACGCCCGGTGTTTATATCCAAAGCGGCGCCATCAATACCAACCGAATCGTAATTCGGGGCGTAGGCTCGCGCACGCTTTATGGTACCAATAAAATTCGTGCGTATTTTAATGGAATTCCGATTACGAACGGTATTGGAGAAACTTCAATCGATGCTTTTAATCCAGAAGACCTGCAATCCCTGGAAATAGTAAAAGGTCCGAAAGCTACTCAATACGGAACCAATTTGGGCGGAACTTTGCTGCTCAATTCAAAACAAGTGAATTTTGGGGAATCTTTTTTTAAAACCAACCTGACAGTGGGCTCCTTTGGGCTGATAAAAAACTCCGTTTCAACAGCAACTTCCAATGAAAAGTTTTCAGTCAATTTAAATTACGATCATTTACAAACAGAAGGTTTTCGTGAGAATAGCAACTATGACAGGCAATCGGTATTGTTAACAGCTACTTATACATTCAATCCACGAAATGAACTCAGTTTTTTAATGAATTACGTTGATTACTTTGCACAAATTCCAAGTTCCATCAGTAAAACCGCCTTTGAAGAAAACCCCGCACAGGCTGCATTTACTTGGAAAGCTGCAAAAGGATATGAAGATAACAAACAAACATTGGCTGGGTTTAGCTTTACACACCGTTTTTCTGAAAATTTCAGCAATACCAGTAGTGTTTTTTATACTTATTTAGATCATTACGAACCGAGACCGTTCAATATTTTGGATGAATTCACCAATGGTTACGGAGCGCGGACGGTTTTTGCAAAAGACTTTTCATTTTTAAAAAACAAAGCCAATCTCAGTTTTGGTGGCGAATTTTACAAAGACGAATACAATTGGCAAACCCTTGAAAATTTATATGAAGATAACAATGGCAACGGAAGTTTGGATGGCGATTTGTTGAGCGATAATATTGAAAGGAGAGACAATTTGAATGTTTTTATAACCGTAACGTTTCCTTTTACAAAAAAGCTAAAAGGTCAATTTGGCGTCAATTTTAACCAAACCAATTATGATTTTATGGACTACTTTAATGATGGAGAGGCAAACAAAAGTGCTGAACGTAATTTTGAACCCATTTTGGCACCGAATGTAAATTTGTTATACCAATTCACTGAAAACAGTAGCGCCTATTTCAACTTCAGTCGCGGTTTTAATTATCCTTCCATTGAGGAAACACTTACGCCGGCAGGAGTCATAAATCCCGATCTTGGACCCGAAAAGGGTTTTAATTATGAAGTGGGAACCGAGCTTTTCCTTTTTAAAAGAAAGTTATCTTTTCAACTCAATGCATATCTTTTGGATATTGATGATTTATTGGTAGCAGAGCGCGTTGGCGACGATCAGTATATTGGCAGAAACGCAGGAAAGACGGAACATAAAGGTTTTGAGCTGAGTATTTCATACAATCAACCCATAAATCAGTTTCTATACATTTCCCCCTATATAAATGCCGAAATCACTGACCATAAATTTATTGATTTTGTGGATAACGAAAATGATTTTTCGGGAAACCAACTTACTGGCGTACCCGATAAAAAAATAAACGGAGGAATAAATTTTGGATTTAAAAACTTTAAGTTGGACACAAACTTTCTTCATATTGGCGCAATTCCACTCAACGATGCCAACGAACTTTATTCAGAAAAATATACGGTTTTCAATACTAAAGCCTCTTTTAAAAAACAACTTTCAAAAAAGCTTACTTTTGAAATAAACGCAGGGGTAAACAATTTTACCGATGAAAAATATGCATCTTCAGTTTTGATAAATGCTACAGGCTTTGGGGGTGCCGAACCTCGATACTATTACCCCGGAATGCCGAGGAATTGGTATGGCGGAGTTAAGGTGAGCTATAAGCTGTAG
- a CDS encoding NAD(P)/FAD-dependent oxidoreductase, translating to MSRLVQIAILPRQQEDLEFILELALEKEKLRKENISDWRIRKRSIDARRKPIKINLQVEMWLKGEKREIIPPFIPQNVSSSKEIAIIGAGPAGLYAALRAIEAGLKPIVFERGKDVRERRRDLAAINKDQIVNPESNYCFGEGGAGTYSDGKLYTRSKKRGNVLKALEWFVHFGADEDILVDAHPHIGTNKLPKIITAMREAIIENGGEVHFNSKLTDLKLKDNTIEAIQINAEKWFEFENVILATGHSARDIFYLLHAKNIKIEAKPFAIGVRVEHQQELIDYIQYHGEVDNPYLPPASYALVEQVDGLGVYSFCMCPGGIIAPCATEQEEVVTNGWSPSKRNNPYANSGIVVSVEPKDLPNYKEGDPFVCLDFQKFVEQRCWEAGGKTQKVPAQRMIDFVEGKVSEDFPKTSYQPGIVSADLNEVLPPMISKRLKKAFVAFGKKMKGYYTNQAVLHAPESRTSSPVSIPRDSETLEHIEIKGLYPCGEGAGYAGGIISAAIDGINCVDAIVLKNALGYKL from the coding sequence ATGAGCAGATTGGTTCAAATAGCGATTTTACCACGGCAACAAGAAGACTTGGAATTCATTTTGGAACTTGCCTTGGAAAAGGAAAAACTTCGAAAAGAAAACATTAGCGACTGGCGCATCCGCAAACGCTCCATTGATGCGCGCCGTAAACCTATCAAAATAAACCTTCAAGTTGAAATGTGGTTGAAAGGCGAAAAGCGTGAAATTATTCCGCCATTTATACCGCAGAATGTTTCTTCTTCCAAAGAAATTGCAATAATTGGAGCGGGCCCGGCCGGGCTTTACGCTGCACTAAGAGCTATTGAGGCTGGCTTAAAACCAATCGTTTTTGAACGTGGAAAAGACGTCCGGGAGCGCAGAAGGGATTTGGCCGCGATCAATAAAGACCAAATAGTAAACCCAGAAAGTAATTATTGTTTTGGCGAAGGCGGTGCTGGAACCTATTCTGACGGAAAACTTTACACCCGAAGCAAAAAACGTGGCAATGTATTAAAAGCTTTGGAATGGTTTGTTCATTTTGGTGCCGATGAAGATATTCTTGTAGATGCCCATCCGCATATTGGCACCAATAAACTTCCGAAGATAATCACTGCAATGCGGGAAGCCATTATTGAAAATGGGGGTGAAGTGCATTTCAATTCAAAATTGACAGATTTAAAACTGAAAGATAATACCATTGAGGCGATTCAAATAAATGCCGAAAAATGGTTTGAGTTTGAAAACGTAATTCTTGCAACCGGCCATTCCGCAAGGGATATTTTTTATTTGCTTCATGCTAAAAATATAAAAATTGAAGCCAAGCCCTTCGCCATTGGCGTTCGGGTGGAACATCAACAGGAACTCATCGATTATATTCAATATCACGGCGAAGTTGACAATCCATATTTGCCACCGGCCAGTTATGCTCTTGTAGAACAGGTAGATGGATTGGGCGTTTATTCATTTTGTATGTGTCCGGGCGGAATTATTGCGCCCTGCGCCACCGAGCAGGAAGAGGTGGTTACCAACGGCTGGAGCCCAAGCAAACGGAACAATCCGTATGCAAATAGCGGCATTGTAGTAAGCGTGGAACCCAAAGATTTACCGAATTATAAAGAAGGTGATCCTTTTGTGTGTTTGGACTTTCAAAAGTTTGTGGAACAGCGCTGCTGGGAAGCAGGAGGGAAGACCCAAAAAGTGCCTGCCCAACGGATGATTGATTTTGTGGAAGGAAAGGTTTCTGAAGATTTTCCGAAGACTTCATACCAACCCGGAATTGTATCAGCAGATTTAAATGAAGTGCTTCCGCCAATGATTTCAAAACGTTTGAAAAAGGCTTTTGTAGCCTTCGGAAAAAAGATGAAAGGTTATTATACAAACCAAGCGGTTTTGCATGCGCCCGAGAGCAGGACTTCTTCGCCTGTTTCCATTCCACGCGATTCAGAAACATTGGAACATATTGAAATAAAAGGATTATACCCTTGTGGTGAAGGTGCAGGCTATGCGGGCGGGATTATTTCCGCAGCGATTGATGGGATTAATTGTGTTGATGCGATTGTTTTGAAAAATGCTTTAGGCTATAAGCTTTAA
- a CDS encoding FKBP-type peptidyl-prolyl cis-trans isomerase, with the protein MSQVQGNETVKLHYTGKLNNGQVFDSSVQREPLEVKLGEGRLIPGFEKGLVNMKENEKKTITIPKEEAYGEVQKELFQKIPSENLPQDIKPEVGMGLVSKNPDGSERQLRVADVKDGFIIVDANHPLAGQDLTFELELLEIK; encoded by the coding sequence ATGAGTCAAGTACAAGGAAATGAAACCGTAAAACTTCATTACACAGGAAAATTGAACAACGGACAAGTGTTCGACAGTTCCGTACAACGCGAACCACTGGAGGTAAAACTCGGTGAAGGTCGTTTAATTCCAGGTTTTGAAAAAGGATTGGTAAATATGAAGGAAAACGAAAAGAAAACCATTACCATTCCTAAAGAAGAAGCTTACGGCGAAGTTCAAAAAGAACTTTTTCAAAAAATACCAAGTGAGAACTTGCCACAGGATATAAAACCAGAAGTAGGTATGGGACTAGTTTCCAAAAATCCAGATGGTAGTGAGCGTCAATTGCGCGTTGCCGATGTAAAGGACGGTTTTATCATCGTTGATGCCAACCACCCATTGGCCGGTCAAGACCTGACCTTTGAACTTGAATTACTAGAGATTAAGTAA
- a CDS encoding helix-turn-helix domain-containing protein has translation MDQPVKIFRFDIEEAKKVASSPNEPHIHDFEEILIGMEGSIEHFIDFETTTVDAPYVCFVSKGKVHRVKPIVKDGKCDVWVIRFSSEFAAEIIFQLYAAFHNKANIFWPVERLTGRLPVLTEMMYNELRQSNPDFSVIRHLLNAVISIVLSEKQKQQPTDISSNQNETFTNFLAILEENFRRPLSVGYYAEKLFMSTRNLNLICQNILQQSVSEIIETRKLIEAKNLLTSTDKTIAEIAYELGYNENSYFSNVFKKKSGQTPGEFRDEMRSLLTS, from the coding sequence ATGGACCAACCAGTAAAAATATTTAGGTTTGACATTGAAGAAGCAAAAAAAGTTGCTTCTTCACCTAATGAACCTCATATCCACGATTTTGAAGAAATCCTTATAGGAATGGAGGGTTCTATTGAGCATTTCATAGATTTTGAAACCACAACCGTAGATGCTCCCTATGTTTGTTTTGTAAGCAAAGGTAAGGTTCACAGAGTAAAGCCTATAGTAAAAGATGGTAAGTGCGATGTTTGGGTCATTAGGTTTAGTAGTGAATTTGCAGCTGAAATTATTTTTCAACTTTACGCTGCATTCCACAATAAGGCTAATATATTTTGGCCGGTTGAAAGGCTTACGGGACGCCTTCCGGTTTTGACTGAAATGATGTATAATGAATTAAGGCAATCAAATCCTGATTTTTCCGTCATTCGCCATTTGCTCAATGCCGTTATTTCGATTGTGTTATCAGAAAAACAGAAACAGCAGCCCACAGATATTTCCTCAAACCAAAATGAGACGTTTACCAATTTTCTCGCCATTTTGGAAGAAAATTTTCGGCGCCCCTTGAGTGTGGGATATTATGCAGAAAAATTGTTTATGAGCACACGGAACTTAAATTTGATTTGCCAAAATATTCTACAGCAAAGTGTGTCGGAAATCATTGAAACCAGAAAATTGATTGAAGCCAAAAACCTTCTCACTTCCACCGATAAAACCATTGCCGAAATAGCCTACGAATTGGGTTATAATGAAAATTCTTATTTTTCCAATGTTTTCAAAAAAAAATCGGGGCAAACACCAGGTGAGTTTCGGGATGAAATGCGAAGCCTGTTAACTTCCTAA
- a CDS encoding YceI family protein → MKKVLILVVMSLFTIGTFAQTQWQVDPNHSSLNFSIKHSGISLVNGKFLDYTGSLTTNGEALRDAQFNFNVQVASINTNVDARDKHLRSADFFEVETYPTMTFKSTKILATGKPEHFLLYGELTIKGVTKPVIFDVYYGGTAKSDQGEKLGLKAKTTINRFDYNINFDPTAAGIGKDVDIVVHLQFAKQ, encoded by the coding sequence ATGAAAAAAGTACTGATTTTAGTTGTAATGTCCCTATTTACAATAGGAACTTTTGCACAGACCCAATGGCAGGTAGACCCAAACCATTCTTCGTTAAACTTTAGCATCAAGCATTCAGGCATTAGTTTGGTGAATGGCAAGTTTTTAGACTACACAGGTAGTTTAACCACCAATGGCGAGGCCTTGCGTGATGCACAATTTAATTTTAACGTGCAAGTGGCAAGTATCAACACCAATGTAGATGCGAGGGACAAGCACTTGAGAAGTGCCGATTTTTTTGAGGTGGAAACCTATCCGACTATGACCTTTAAAAGCACCAAAATTTTAGCGACCGGTAAACCAGAACATTTTTTATTGTATGGCGAGCTTACTATTAAAGGAGTTACAAAACCAGTAATTTTTGATGTGTACTACGGTGGAACTGCCAAAAGCGACCAAGGTGAAAAATTAGGTTTGAAAGCGAAAACCACTATCAACAGGTTTGACTACAACATTAATTTTGACCCTACCGCAGCTGGTATTGGTAAGGATGTGGATATTGTAGTTCATCTACAGTTCGCCAAACAGTAA
- a CDS encoding DsbA family protein, with protein sequence MHTNVKNPLICDPETGVCEIPTREHILEKIEGEKAITKPIRVIYYTDPICSSCWGIEPQLRKLKLEYGHLIDFEYRMGGLLRDWNYNDGVITKPEDVAQHWDDVSYYFQMPINGDIWLEDPLHSSYPPSIAFKAAQLQDEQKALLFLRRMRELLFIEKKNIAKWEHIAMAAVDAQLDVNKLNEDYLNGKAEQNFFEDLELARQLGIRGFPTIIFIDEDGIEQNVYGARPYTDYEIAIKKLLPISKKMYYDPSLNNLFSLYPSLTVKEYAELADTNIIIAKQILDELHRTENLKRIETKNGNLYSIIL encoded by the coding sequence ATGCATACTAATGTAAAAAACCCACTGATTTGTGATCCAGAAACAGGTGTTTGTGAAATACCTACAAGGGAGCATATACTCGAAAAGATTGAAGGAGAAAAGGCTATTACGAAACCTATTCGGGTAATTTACTATACGGATCCTATTTGCTCAAGTTGTTGGGGCATTGAACCACAATTGCGTAAGCTAAAGCTAGAATATGGGCATCTAATCGATTTTGAATATAGAATGGGTGGGCTATTACGCGACTGGAATTATAACGACGGTGTTATTACTAAACCCGAAGATGTTGCACAACATTGGGATGATGTAAGCTATTATTTTCAAATGCCCATAAATGGAGACATCTGGCTGGAAGACCCTTTGCATTCTTCCTATCCGCCCTCAATAGCTTTTAAGGCTGCACAATTGCAGGACGAGCAAAAGGCACTGCTATTTTTGCGGCGAATGCGAGAACTATTGTTTATTGAAAAAAAGAATATTGCTAAATGGGAACATATAGCCATGGCGGCTGTCGATGCCCAATTGGATGTAAATAAATTGAATGAAGATTATCTAAACGGCAAGGCGGAACAAAATTTTTTTGAAGATTTGGAACTTGCTCGGCAATTAGGAATAAGAGGTTTCCCAACAATTATTTTTATAGATGAAGACGGAATCGAACAAAATGTATACGGGGCAAGACCTTATACGGATTATGAGATAGCGATAAAGAAGTTATTGCCCATAAGTAAGAAAATGTATTACGACCCTTCGTTAAACAACTTGTTCTCCCTCTATCCATCACTCACGGTAAAGGAATATGCGGAATTAGCCGATACAAACATCATAATAGCCAAACAGATTTTGGATGAGTTGCACAGAACTGAAAATCTTAAGAGAATAGAAACTAAAAATGGCAACTTATATAGCATAATATTATGA
- a CDS encoding SDR family NAD(P)-dependent oxidoreductase: protein MEHVVRRLENKIAIITGGAGSIGKTTAKLFLGQGAKVFLVDLNEASLKEVVEELSSKNVKYSAADVTKPDDVKRYVKEAVNAFGKIDIFFNNAGIEGVVKTTVAYPEEVFDKVIAVNVKGVFLGNKYVLPHMNDGGSIILTSSVAGITGSLNVTAYIASKHAVVGMMRNLALEVAPRNIRVNTINPSPVDNRMMRSLEAGYNPEDAAGMKKAFENSIPLGRYADPVEIAQLVQFLASDESKFITGTTQVIDGGMNA, encoded by the coding sequence ATGGAACATGTAGTAAGAAGATTAGAAAACAAAATAGCCATCATTACGGGTGGTGCTGGCAGTATAGGTAAAACAACGGCCAAACTGTTTTTAGGCCAAGGCGCAAAAGTATTTTTGGTCGATCTCAATGAGGCTTCCCTTAAAGAGGTAGTAGAAGAATTAAGCAGTAAAAACGTAAAGTATTCAGCAGCCGATGTCACCAAACCGGACGATGTGAAACGCTATGTAAAAGAAGCGGTAAATGCATTTGGGAAAATTGATATATTTTTCAATAATGCTGGAATTGAAGGTGTAGTAAAAACAACCGTAGCATATCCAGAAGAGGTGTTTGACAAGGTCATTGCCGTAAATGTTAAAGGTGTTTTTTTAGGAAACAAATATGTTTTACCCCATATGAACGATGGCGGAAGTATTATCCTTACCTCTTCAGTAGCTGGAATTACGGGCAGTTTAAATGTAACGGCCTATATTGCCAGTAAACATGCCGTTGTAGGTATGATGAGAAATCTTGCCTTGGAGGTAGCCCCTCGAAACATTCGCGTCAATACCATCAACCCTTCTCCGGTAGATAATAGAATGATGCGTTCTTTGGAAGCTGGTTACAATCCTGAGGATGCAGCTGGAATGAAAAAAGCCTTTGAAAATTCAATTCCCTTAGGGCGATACGCTGATCCGGTTGAAATTGCACAGCTTGTTCAATTTTTGGCAAGTGATGAGAGCAAATTCATTACTGGCACAACGCAAGTGATTGATGGTGGAATGAATGCTTAA
- the ygiD gene encoding 4,5-DOPA-extradiol-dioxygenase, with protein sequence MNLKDLNKMTATMSNTEKMPVLFLGHGSPMNAIDENEFVASFRRLGNELVRPNAILCISAHWETNGTYVTAMQNPPTIHDFGGFPQELFEVQYPAPGSPQLAKQTKAIITKTNVGLDDKWGLDHGAWSVIKHLYPNADIPVIQMSIDYTQPAKYHYELAKELNSLRTQGVLIVGSGNMVHNLRMVSWKRLNEVYAYDWTIEANEKMKNFIVNEDHKSLIDFKSQGKAFELAIPTPEHYMPLIYTLALKTKNEEITIFNDKPVGGSLTMTSVKIG encoded by the coding sequence ATGAATTTGAAAGATTTAAATAAAATGACTGCAACAATGAGTAATACAGAAAAAATGCCTGTACTATTCTTGGGTCATGGAAGCCCTATGAATGCCATTGACGAAAATGAATTTGTGGCAAGTTTTAGACGGCTGGGAAATGAATTGGTACGCCCCAATGCAATACTCTGTATTTCTGCTCATTGGGAAACGAATGGCACATATGTAACAGCAATGCAAAATCCTCCTACCATTCATGACTTTGGAGGTTTCCCACAGGAGCTTTTTGAAGTACAGTACCCAGCACCGGGAAGCCCTCAACTGGCAAAACAGACCAAAGCGATAATAACAAAAACAAATGTAGGATTAGATGATAAATGGGGGCTCGACCACGGAGCGTGGAGCGTTATAAAACATCTCTATCCCAATGCCGATATCCCGGTAATTCAAATGAGCATTGATTATACACAGCCTGCAAAATATCACTATGAATTAGCAAAGGAATTGAATAGCCTTCGCACACAGGGTGTTCTAATTGTGGGAAGTGGAAATATGGTACACAATCTTCGCATGGTTTCGTGGAAAAGGTTAAACGAAGTATATGCCTACGATTGGACTATAGAGGCCAACGAAAAGATGAAAAACTTTATCGTTAACGAAGATCACAAAAGTTTAATTGACTTTAAATCCCAAGGAAAAGCTTTTGAGTTAGCCATCCCAACGCCCGAACATTATATGCCGTTGATTTACACCTTGGCATTAAAGACCAAAAATGAAGAAATAACAATATTTAACGACAAACCTGTTGGAGGTTCACTGACTATGACTTCAGTTAAGATAGGTTAG